CGTCCGATACCGGCCGGCGCGTCTAGGGGCGTGCCCGGGCGATTAGGGGTGCTGCCGATGGCCTGATTCGAGGAGGATCGGAGGCAGGGTCGTCGTGTTGGAAGGTAGGGCTGGTATGTCGCTCCAGGAGCCTGTCTCGCCGGTCGAGGAGTCGCCCACGTCCACGGCGGACCGCATCGCCGATCTGGCCGCCCGGCACGAAGAGGCCGTCGTCCTCGCCGAGAAGAAGGCCGCGGACCGGCAGCACCTCAAGGGGAAGCTCACCGCCCGCGCGCGCATCGACCTGCTGCTCGACCCCGGCTCGTTCGTCGAACTCGACGAGTTCGTGCGCCACCGGACCGTCGAAGCAGGCATTCCGCGCCCCTATGGCGACGGGGTGGTGACCGGACACGGCACCATCGACGGCCGCCAGGTGTGCGTCTTCTCCCACGACTTCACCACCCTCGGCGGCAGCATGGGCGAGGCCTTCGGCAGCAAGGTCGTGAAGATCTACGACTTCGCCATGAGCGTCGGCTGCCCCGTCATCGGCATCAACGACTCCGGCGGCGCCCGCATCCAGGAAGGCGTGATGTCCATCGCCTACTACACCGAACTGGGCGTCCGCAACGTTCACTCCTCCGGCGTGATCCCCCAGATCTCACTCATCATGGGCCCCTGCGCGGGCGGTTCGGTCTACTCGCCGGCCCTCACCGACTTCACGGTCATGGTCAAGGACATCTCCTACATGTTCGTCACCGGACCCGAGGTCGTCTCCGCCGTCATGGGCGAGCAGGTGACCGCCGAGCAACTCGGCGGTCCCGCCGTCCACGCCGAGGTCTCCGGCAACGCGCACTACGTCGGCGACGACGAGCAGGACGCCATCTCGTGGGTCCAGACCCTCCTCGGCTACCTGCCGCCCAACAACCTGGACCCGGCCCCGGTCTACGACCACGACTGCGCCCCCGGCATCACCGAAGCGGACCTGGCTCTCGACACCGTCATCCCCGACAGTGAGCAACAGGTGTACGACATGGCCGACGTCATCACCGCGGTCCTCGACGACGGCGACTACCTCGAGATCCATCCGGACTTCGCCCGCAACATCATCTGCGCGCTCGGCCGGGTCGAGGGCCACTCGGTGGCCGTCGTCGCCAACCAGCCGAGACACCTCGCCGGCGTGCTGGACATCGACGCCTCCGAGAAGGCCGCCCGCTTCATCCGCTTCTGTGACTCCTTCAACATTCCGGTCCTCACCTTCATGGACGTGCCCGGCTACCTGCCTGGCGTCGGACAGGAGCACCAGGGCATCATCCGGCGCGGCATCAAGCTCTTCTACGCGTACGCCGAGTCCACCGTCCCCAAGATCACCGTCATCACCCGCAAGGCCTACGGCGGCGGGTACGCGGTGATGGGTTCCCGGCAGATCGGCGCCGACCGCGTGATGGCCTGGCCCACCGCCGAGATCGCCGTGATGGGCGCCAACAGCGCCGTGCCCATCCTGCACCGCCGCGAGCTGGCCGCCGTCCCGCCCGAGGAGCGCGCGGCGGTCAAGGAGAACCTCGTCGACGACTACCGTCGCAGGTTCGGCAACCCCTACGAGGCCGCCGCGCACGGCTACGTCGACATGGTCATCTCGCCCTCCCGCACCCGCTACGAGGTCGCCAGGGCGCTGGCGAGCCTGCGGAACAAGCGGCAGGCGCGCCCGGCACGCAAACACGGGAACATTCCCCTGTGACGTCGTTCGTCGTGCCGGCCGCTCCTGTACGGGGGCCCACCGGTCGCGCGGGCCGCTCCGTCACCGCCCCGGTGACGGAGCGGCGAGGTCGGTCAGGTCGCCGCCCTCGTACAACGCGCGGCAGGCCCGGCGCTGCACCTTGCCGCTGGAGGTCTTCGGTATCGCGCCCCTGCGCACGACGAGGACCGTGTCGACCGTGAGGTGATGGTGGTCGTGGACGGCGCGGACCACCCGTGCACGCAGGCTCTCCGTGCCGTGGGCGCGCACCGTCCGGCCGTCGGCCTCGACGACGAGCACGAGGTGTTCCTTCTCGTCGCGTTCGACGGCGAACGCGACGGCGCAGTTGGGGTGCAGGCCGTCCACGGACTTCTCCGCGGACAGTTCGACGTCCTGGGGATAGTAGTTGCGGCCCTGGTGGATGATCAGGTCCTTGAAGCGGCCGGCGACGTGCAGTTCACCGTCGTGCAGGAAGCCCAGGTCGCCGGTGCGCAGGTAGGTCCGCCCGTCCTCGGGGCGCCCGTCGGCGTCCCGCAGCCGTGCGCGGAAGGTCTCCGCGCTCGCCTCGGGCCGCCCCCTGTACTCCGCCGCCACGCACGGTCCGTTGACCCAGATCTCCCCGATGACGTCCGGCGGGCAGCCGCGCGAGGTGCCGGGATCGACGATCCGCACCTCGGTGCCCGGGACGGTGCGGCCGCTGCTGGTGACCGGGACGGCGCCGGGTGTCCGTGCGTCGACGATCTCCGCGCGGCCCTCCCGCAGCGCGGTCGCGGACAGCCACACGGCCGTCGGTTCGCGGTCCTGGTCGCTGCCGGTGACCTTGAGGGTGTTCTCGGCGAGTCCGTACCCCGGGCACATGGCCTCGGGCCGGAAGCCGTGCGGGACGAAGGCCTCGGTGAAGTCCCGGATCGCACGCCAGCGCACGGGTTCGGCGCCGTTGGCCGCCACGCGCCACGAGGAGAGGTCACCGACCCCACCGGCCTTCCCCTCCGCCGCGACCCGCGCGCACATCTCGTAGGCGAAGCTGGGCGCCGCGGAGTGGGTGCCGCGGAACCGGGCGATCGCCTCCAGCCAGCGGGCGGGCCGGCGGATGAAGGCGGCGGGTGCCATCAGATACGAGGGGATACCGGCCCACAGCGGCATGACGACGCCGAAGAGCATGCCCATGTCGTGGAAGAGAGGGAGCCAGTTGACCACGGTGCCCTCGGGCGCGCACGGCCACAGGGCGTCCGTCTCGGTGACGTTGGCGAGGAAGTTGGCGTGGGTGACGACGACGCCCTTGGGGTCGCCGGTGGAGCCCGACGTGTACTGGAGCAGGGCGACGTCGTCCGGGCCGGGGGCGGGGCCCCGTAGGACCGAACCCGGCACGTCGTCCCTCGCCGCGGCGGGATCGTCGGTGTCGAGGACCGTGAGGCCGAGGAGGTCCTCCAGGTTCCCGAAGCGGTCCTCCAGTTCGAGCCGGGCGGAGGTTTCGGTGAGCACGGTCGTGGCGCCGGCGTCCCGTGCGATGCGGCGGATGCGCTCCACGTCCTTGAGGTGGCGCGGTGTCTGGACGGGCGCCGCGGTCACCTTGGACGCCATGCATCCCAGGAGCGTACGGACGAACTCCAGCCCCGACGGATAGATGAGCACGGCGCTCTGCCCGCTCATGCCCCGGGCGGCGAACCACCGGGCCCGGACGTCCACCGCGTCGGCGAGCTCGCGGTAGGTGAGCGACTCCCGGGGGTCCTCACCGTTGTACAGGAAGACGTAGGCGGTGTCGTCGGGTTGCCGCTGACCGCGCCGGCGCAACAGTTCGGGCAAGGTCGGTGTCCCGCCGCCTGAGCGGATGTCATCGAGAACGGTGGCCATGGGTCAGGTCTCCTTGCTGTCCTTGTGCCGGTGCCGCCGGACGTGCCGGAGCCGCTTGTGGTCGCCGTGCGCAGGGATCGCGACACGGTGGCGCGCAGCACGGCCGGGCCCGGACGGACGGGATGAGTGGGTCGACGACCGACCTCGCGGTGGTACACGGCTCGCGGCCACGGCCGCACGGGCCGTGCACGGGCCGACGAGGGGCTGGCCGTGCGGGCGAGCCCGGCGGACTTCTGGTGTCGGCGCGGAGTCGCTCGACCTGAGAATCGATGCCGTGGGGCTCGGCCGCCCGAGCCCACGACAAGAACAGGCGGGACGCCGACACGGCGGCGTCCTGCGGTAGAAGGATGTCAGAAGCACCCGTCGGCCGCCGCTCCGTCCCGTACGCGATCACCCCTAAGTCGCGTGCGCACGGCCTCTGACACTGGGGTGGCTGAGGTCAGGTGGAGGGGAGGTAGGGGTTGTTCCTCGTTCGGAGCAGTCCATAGGTTCTGAGCGCGAACCGAGCATAAGGAACGAGTCCGAACTGTTTCCGTCGGCGGGCCCGCCTGGAGGACGACAATGCGCATACTCTTCGTCACGCACGCGGAGAAGACG
This region of Streptomyces ambofaciens ATCC 23877 genomic DNA includes:
- a CDS encoding acyl-CoA carboxylase subunit beta, with translation MSLQEPVSPVEESPTSTADRIADLAARHEEAVVLAEKKAADRQHLKGKLTARARIDLLLDPGSFVELDEFVRHRTVEAGIPRPYGDGVVTGHGTIDGRQVCVFSHDFTTLGGSMGEAFGSKVVKIYDFAMSVGCPVIGINDSGGARIQEGVMSIAYYTELGVRNVHSSGVIPQISLIMGPCAGGSVYSPALTDFTVMVKDISYMFVTGPEVVSAVMGEQVTAEQLGGPAVHAEVSGNAHYVGDDEQDAISWVQTLLGYLPPNNLDPAPVYDHDCAPGITEADLALDTVIPDSEQQVYDMADVITAVLDDGDYLEIHPDFARNIICALGRVEGHSVAVVANQPRHLAGVLDIDASEKAARFIRFCDSFNIPVLTFMDVPGYLPGVGQEHQGIIRRGIKLFYAYAESTVPKITVITRKAYGGGYAVMGSRQIGADRVMAWPTAEIAVMGANSAVPILHRRELAAVPPEERAAVKENLVDDYRRRFGNPYEAAAHGYVDMVISPSRTRYEVARALASLRNKRQARPARKHGNIPL
- a CDS encoding fatty acyl-AMP ligase, coding for MATVLDDIRSGGGTPTLPELLRRRGQRQPDDTAYVFLYNGEDPRESLTYRELADAVDVRARWFAARGMSGQSAVLIYPSGLEFVRTLLGCMASKVTAAPVQTPRHLKDVERIRRIARDAGATTVLTETSARLELEDRFGNLEDLLGLTVLDTDDPAAARDDVPGSVLRGPAPGPDDVALLQYTSGSTGDPKGVVVTHANFLANVTETDALWPCAPEGTVVNWLPLFHDMGMLFGVVMPLWAGIPSYLMAPAAFIRRPARWLEAIARFRGTHSAAPSFAYEMCARVAAEGKAGGVGDLSSWRVAANGAEPVRWRAIRDFTEAFVPHGFRPEAMCPGYGLAENTLKVTGSDQDREPTAVWLSATALREGRAEIVDARTPGAVPVTSSGRTVPGTEVRIVDPGTSRGCPPDVIGEIWVNGPCVAAEYRGRPEASAETFRARLRDADGRPEDGRTYLRTGDLGFLHDGELHVAGRFKDLIIHQGRNYYPQDVELSAEKSVDGLHPNCAVAFAVERDEKEHLVLVVEADGRTVRAHGTESLRARVVRAVHDHHHLTVDTVLVVRRGAIPKTSSGKVQRRACRALYEGGDLTDLAAPSPGR